In Brevibacillus brevis, a genomic segment contains:
- a CDS encoding amino acid permease, translating into MHLENEKDKQLQRSMKSRHLFMLSLGGVIGTGLFLNAGYTINQAGPGGAILAYILGGVLLYLVMTCLGELSVKMPVTGSFQAYATEYIGPASGFTLGWMYWLGSATTAGVEFTAAGMVMQRWFPDTPVWIWCAVFIVLLFSFNALTTKGFAETEYWFAGIKVVAVIFFIIVGLGAIFGLVSMEGKPAPYLSNFSADGGLFPFGISIVFVTMMNVIFSYQGSELIGIAAGETENPQKNIPRAIRNVIFRILIFYVASVAILSALFPSSQLGLLESPFVTVFDAVGIPFAADLMNFVILTALLSVGNSCLYAATRLLWALSHSNMAHPVFGKLTKRKVPLNSLLMTLAFSLLSLLTSVLAADTVYVLLMSVSGIAITFSWMGIALSQFNFRRRYLREGGNVEDLQFAAPFYPVMPILCLALCTFIMVYPIFDPTQRFGLFYGIGALLVFYLYYYVRYGRHRDKRPDITRQG; encoded by the coding sequence ATGCACCTCGAGAATGAGAAGGACAAGCAATTGCAGCGTTCCATGAAAAGCCGCCACCTGTTCATGCTCTCGCTGGGCGGCGTCATCGGGACGGGTCTGTTTCTGAATGCGGGTTATACCATCAACCAAGCCGGGCCGGGGGGAGCGATCCTCGCCTACATTCTCGGGGGCGTGCTCCTGTACCTGGTCATGACCTGTCTCGGCGAGCTTTCCGTCAAAATGCCGGTGACCGGCTCGTTTCAGGCGTACGCGACTGAATATATCGGTCCTGCGAGCGGTTTTACGCTGGGCTGGATGTACTGGCTGGGGTCTGCGACGACAGCAGGCGTGGAATTTACCGCCGCAGGCATGGTGATGCAACGGTGGTTTCCGGACACGCCAGTCTGGATCTGGTGTGCCGTCTTTATCGTTTTGCTGTTCAGCTTCAACGCCTTGACCACGAAAGGGTTTGCCGAGACCGAGTACTGGTTTGCGGGGATCAAGGTGGTGGCGGTCATCTTTTTCATCATCGTGGGCCTGGGCGCCATTTTCGGACTGGTCAGCATGGAGGGCAAGCCGGCTCCGTACCTCTCCAACTTTTCGGCGGACGGGGGACTGTTCCCGTTCGGCATCAGCATCGTGTTTGTCACCATGATGAACGTAATCTTTTCCTACCAGGGCTCGGAGTTGATCGGAATTGCTGCAGGCGAGACCGAAAACCCGCAAAAAAACATTCCACGGGCCATCCGCAACGTCATTTTCCGCATCCTTATCTTTTACGTCGCTTCCGTAGCTATTTTGTCCGCACTGTTTCCGTCCAGCCAGCTGGGCCTTCTGGAAAGCCCGTTTGTTACGGTTTTTGATGCCGTCGGGATTCCCTTTGCAGCCGATCTCATGAATTTCGTCATACTAACGGCGCTCCTGTCAGTCGGAAACTCGTGCCTGTACGCGGCGACACGTCTGCTTTGGGCTTTGTCGCACAGCAACATGGCGCATCCCGTTTTCGGAAAACTCACAAAACGGAAGGTGCCGCTCAACAGCTTGCTCATGACCTTGGCTTTTTCGCTGTTGTCGCTATTGACGAGCGTGCTGGCCGCCGATACCGTCTACGTGCTGCTGATGTCGGTGTCCGGCATCGCGATCACCTTCTCGTGGATGGGCATCGCCTTGTCCCAGTTCAACTTCCGCCGCCGGTATTTGCGCGAGGGAGGGAACGTGGAAGACTTGCAGTTCGCGGCCCCGTTTTATCCGGTCATGCCGATTTTGTGCCTGGCGCTCTGCACCTTCATCATGGTCTATCCCATCTTTGATCCGACTCAGCGGTTCGGACTGTTTTACGGAATCGGCGCGTTGCTCGTCTTTTACTTGTACTACTACGTACGCTACGGACGGCATCGGGACAAGCGCCCGGATATAACCAGGCAAGGATAA
- a CDS encoding arginine deiminase family protein, which yields MNFTRAIVKKPGKSYVNGLTTSHLGAPDFELALKQHEAYIEALQKAGLTVTVLEADEEFPDSTFVEDTAVLTEKCAVITNPGADSRNGEIEAMKQVIPRFYDTIESIKSPGYLDGGDVMQVDDHFYIGLSSRTNREGAQQLKDILGKYGYGATIVPLQEFFHLKTGIAYLGNNTVVLAGEFIGSEDFKGFEQITVSKEDEYSANCIRINDFVIIPKGFEATKQKIAAAGYSVIECDMSEFRKQDGGLSCLSLRF from the coding sequence ATGAACTTTACTCGCGCGATCGTAAAGAAGCCAGGCAAGAGCTACGTGAACGGCTTGACGACCTCCCACCTCGGTGCGCCTGATTTTGAACTGGCCTTGAAGCAGCATGAGGCCTATATCGAAGCGCTGCAAAAGGCAGGACTGACAGTGACTGTGCTGGAGGCGGACGAAGAGTTCCCGGATTCCACCTTCGTGGAAGACACCGCCGTACTGACGGAAAAATGCGCCGTGATCACCAATCCGGGTGCCGACAGCCGCAACGGGGAAATCGAGGCGATGAAGCAGGTCATTCCCCGTTTTTACGACACCATCGAATCCATTAAGAGCCCCGGATACCTCGACGGCGGCGATGTGATGCAGGTGGACGACCATTTTTACATCGGCCTATCCTCCCGAACGAACCGCGAAGGCGCCCAGCAGCTCAAGGATATTTTGGGCAAGTACGGCTACGGCGCGACGATTGTTCCGCTCCAGGAGTTTTTTCATCTGAAAACGGGAATCGCTTATCTGGGCAACAACACTGTAGTCCTGGCCGGCGAGTTCATCGGCTCGGAAGACTTCAAGGGCTTTGAACAGATCACGGTGAGCAAAGAGGACGAGTATTCGGCCAACTGCATCCGCATCAACGATTTCGTCATCATTCCCAAAGGCTTTGAGGCCACCAAGCAAAAAATCGCGGCTGCCGGCTACAGCGTGATCGAGTGCGACATGTCCGAGTTCCGCAAGCAAGACGGAGGTTTGAGCTGCCTGTCCCTGCGCTTTTAG
- a CDS encoding arginine deiminase family protein, which produces MYGAVESIMIKHPKDSFISQEHLNRHWREYNYVTCPDYGEALREYEQFEAILKQHVPDVRYLPADERTGIDSIYAHDSVKITHKGAILLHPGKKLRQGEPKAVRDYFQSIGIPILGEIQGEGLVEGGDVVWMDERTVAVARGYRTNDEGIRQFKELTAGIVDECIVVPLPHGNGPDECLHLMSIISFVDKDLAVVYSKLMPVFFRELLIQRGVQLIEVPDDEYDNLGCNVLALAPRKVVVSAGNPVTKRLLEEAGAEVYEYKGTEITYKGTGGPTCLTAPLARR; this is translated from the coding sequence ATGTACGGGGCAGTTGAAAGCATCATGATCAAACATCCCAAAGACTCGTTTATCAGTCAGGAGCATTTGAACCGTCATTGGCGGGAATACAACTACGTGACGTGTCCCGACTATGGGGAGGCGCTCCGGGAATACGAGCAGTTCGAAGCGATTTTGAAGCAGCATGTGCCCGATGTCCGGTATTTGCCGGCCGATGAGCGCACGGGAATCGACTCCATTTATGCGCACGACTCCGTCAAGATCACCCATAAAGGGGCGATTCTGCTCCATCCGGGGAAAAAGCTGCGCCAGGGCGAGCCAAAGGCCGTCCGTGACTATTTTCAAAGCATCGGCATTCCCATTCTCGGCGAGATTCAGGGAGAGGGCCTCGTCGAGGGGGGCGACGTCGTCTGGATGGACGAGCGTACGGTTGCCGTGGCCAGAGGGTATCGGACCAATGACGAAGGGATTCGCCAGTTCAAAGAGCTGACGGCGGGCATCGTGGATGAATGTATCGTCGTGCCTCTGCCGCACGGCAACGGACCTGACGAATGTCTGCACCTGATGTCCATCATCAGCTTTGTGGACAAGGATCTGGCGGTCGTCTACTCCAAGCTCATGCCGGTCTTTTTCCGGGAGCTGCTAATCCAGCGCGGCGTCCAGCTGATCGAGGTGCCGGACGACGAATACGACAATCTGGGCTGCAATGTCCTGGCGCTCGCACCGAGAAAAGTCGTCGTTTCTGCCGGGAATCCGGTCACGAAGCGGCTGCTCGAGGAAGCCGGAGCAGAAGTGTACGAGTACAAGGGGACCGAGATTACCTACAAAGGGACAGGCGGGCCGACCTGCCTGACAGCGCCGTTGGCAAGAAGATAG
- a CDS encoding IclR family transcriptional regulator, whose amino-acid sequence MVQSIDRAMSIVHVLVSDENKPNWSISEIADRTDLPLSTVHRLISSLMQYGLIMQIPETKQYKLGYTWMEIGLRILDKIDTRAVARSVMEQLAAEVKETIYLSIPHGTSAIVLERVEGPMTVRMIDNLGERIPLHIGAANKTMLANMDPSEAEAIAAELIADPEERRDFLERLPAIKQSGYAISYGEKTEGTASVAAPIIGYNHKVVGALSIGVPSYRINEDRLTVLIEKAKQGAREISQKIGGLS is encoded by the coding sequence TTGGTACAATCGATTGACCGGGCTATGAGCATCGTCCACGTCCTGGTCTCAGACGAAAACAAACCCAATTGGTCCATCTCGGAAATCGCGGACCGGACCGATCTTCCTCTCAGCACGGTTCACCGTTTGATCAGCAGCTTGATGCAGTACGGACTGATCATGCAGATCCCGGAAACGAAGCAGTACAAGCTCGGGTATACCTGGATGGAGATCGGCCTGCGCATCCTGGACAAAATCGATACGCGCGCGGTAGCCCGCTCCGTGATGGAGCAGCTGGCGGCCGAAGTGAAGGAAACCATCTATTTGAGCATTCCGCACGGCACGAGCGCGATCGTTCTCGAACGGGTCGAGGGCCCCATGACAGTACGCATGATCGACAATCTGGGCGAGCGCATCCCGCTGCATATCGGTGCTGCCAACAAGACGATGCTGGCCAACATGGATCCGAGCGAGGCAGAGGCTATCGCCGCTGAGCTCATTGCCGATCCCGAAGAGCGTCGGGACTTCTTGGAACGCCTGCCTGCTATCAAGCAGAGCGGATACGCGATCAGCTACGGAGAAAAAACGGAAGGTACAGCATCAGTCGCTGCTCCCATCATCGGGTACAACCACAAAGTGGTCGGAGCGCTCAGCATCGGCGTTCCCAGCTACCGGATCAACGAGGATCGCCTAACCGTCCTGATCGAGAAAGCCAAACAAGGCGCCAGGGAAATCTCGCAAAAAATCGGCGGACTTTCTTAA